A DNA window from Microcystis aeruginosa NIES-843 contains the following coding sequences:
- a CDS encoding DUF2157 domain-containing protein — protein MRLEREDFDWAVQQNLITASQAENLWTAFLSRYPQEDEVNRPRFNFANVAYYFGALIVISALGWFMNKAWESFGGAGLFFIALFYAICFIFTGKNLYFQQNLKIPGGLLFTMAVAMTPLAIYGLQRWTGYWQAGNMAIYPDFYTWTKGGWFLMELGTIIAGLITLRFVKFPFLTAPIAFSLWYMSMDLTPLLFGENEYTWKVRLWVSFWFGIACLITAYLIDVRQRRSRGDFAFWLYLFGLIMFWFSLSLLIDDNEAQRFLYCLINLGLMLLSVLLKRRLFVVFGGIGVFGYLSYLSYRLFADSIFFPFALTVLGLGIIYMGVLYQRHYPTLARFIESYIPLEWRNLLPKDR, from the coding sequence ATGAGACTAGAAAGAGAAGATTTTGATTGGGCAGTACAACAAAACCTAATTACTGCCAGCCAAGCTGAAAATTTATGGACGGCTTTTTTATCCCGTTATCCCCAAGAAGATGAAGTTAATCGCCCTCGCTTTAATTTTGCTAATGTAGCCTACTATTTTGGGGCGTTAATTGTCATCTCCGCCCTGGGGTGGTTTATGAACAAAGCTTGGGAGAGTTTCGGCGGTGCGGGACTATTTTTTATCGCCCTGTTTTATGCAATTTGTTTTATTTTCACCGGTAAAAATCTCTATTTTCAGCAAAATCTCAAAATCCCCGGCGGCCTTTTATTTACCATGGCAGTGGCAATGACTCCCTTAGCAATCTACGGTTTACAACGCTGGACAGGATACTGGCAAGCCGGAAATATGGCCATTTATCCAGATTTCTATACCTGGACTAAAGGCGGTTGGTTTTTAATGGAATTAGGCACGATTATCGCAGGATTAATAACTTTGCGATTTGTTAAATTTCCTTTTTTAACTGCACCCATTGCCTTTAGTCTGTGGTATATGTCAATGGACTTAACCCCTTTACTATTTGGAGAGAACGAATATACATGGAAAGTACGACTGTGGGTATCCTTTTGGTTTGGAATTGCCTGTTTAATAACTGCCTATTTAATTGATGTACGTCAGCGTCGCAGTCGGGGAGATTTTGCTTTTTGGCTGTACTTATTCGGATTAATTATGTTTTGGTTTAGTCTATCTCTCCTCATCGATGATAATGAAGCGCAACGATTTTTGTACTGTCTAATTAACTTGGGATTGATGTTATTATCCGTCCTGCTAAAAAGAAGATTATTTGTGGTTTTCGGAGGGATCGGAGTATTTGGCTATCTTTCCTATCTCTCCTATCGTCTCTTTGCCGATTCAATTTTTTTTCCCTTTGCCCTAACCGTCCTAGGACTTGGTATTATCTATATGGGAGTTTTATATCAGCGTCATTACCCAACCCTAGCTAGATTTATTGAAAGTTATATCCCTCTCGAATGGCGCAATTTATTACCCAAAGATCGATAA
- the rppA gene encoding two-component system response regulator RppA, with amino-acid sequence MKILIVDDEKELTEPLEQILAQEGYEVDIADNGRTGLELAQENNYDLLILDWMLPQQSGLQICQYLRNQGDTTPVLFLTAKDTIDDRVAGLDAGADDYLVKPFQLRELLARVRALLRRSPNFEASNSSKLKSADLELDSENQVAYRHGRTISLSAKEVQLLTLFMTHPGQLLTHEQIYQHLWSEGEQPNSNVVPALMRLLRRKIEAAGETPLINTVYGKGYRFGEN; translated from the coding sequence ATGAAAATACTTATTGTTGACGATGAAAAAGAATTAACCGAACCCTTAGAACAAATTCTTGCTCAAGAAGGCTATGAAGTTGATATTGCTGATAATGGTCGGACGGGTTTAGAATTGGCACAAGAGAATAATTATGACCTCTTAATTCTCGATTGGATGTTACCCCAGCAATCCGGATTACAAATCTGTCAATATTTACGCAATCAAGGGGACACCACTCCCGTTTTGTTTCTAACCGCTAAGGATACCATAGACGATCGAGTGGCGGGATTAGATGCCGGTGCTGATGATTATTTAGTCAAACCCTTTCAACTGCGAGAATTATTAGCGAGAGTCCGCGCTTTATTGCGTCGTTCTCCCAATTTTGAAGCTAGTAATAGCAGTAAATTAAAATCTGCTGATTTAGAACTCGATAGCGAAAATCAAGTGGCCTATCGTCACGGTCGCACGATCAGTTTATCAGCAAAAGAAGTACAATTGTTGACTTTATTTATGACCCATCCTGGTCAACTTCTCACCCATGAACAAATTTATCAGCATCTCTGGTCAGAAGGAGAGCAACCTAATAGTAATGTGGTTCCTGCCCTGATGCGTTTGCTGCGTCGTAAAATCGAAGCGGCCGGAGAAACACCTCTAATTAATACTGTCTATGGGAAGGGCTACCGTTTCGGGGAAAATTAG
- the recN gene encoding DNA repair protein RecN — protein MLSCLQIENFTLIDRLELTFGNGLNVLTGETGAGKSIILDAIDIVLGGKVNHRVIRQGSQQSTLEATFSLTPELIAWLESQEIDLLEDNSLTISRELVITNNSLRSRSRINGVVANRQQMAQIRDFLVEITAQGQTVQLMDANRQRELLDLYGGESLLRQREKVATAYLNWQESKNILNNRLQSEQNRLQRLDLLEYQLKELESANLTDADELEQLEQERNRLSHAVDLQNSSYQVYQLLYQNDRDQPAVADLLGKAENILTNMMVYDTSLEPILEMVRSALNQVVEAGQEINVYGDSLEADPERLNEIEERIVQLKRICRKYGPSLAEALDYYQKLQQELAELTGEGQSIEELEKICQQQENIYRETSTQLTFLRQETASQLEKQLVQELKPLAMEKVIFVCRIAPGNPSSLGVDQVVFYFSPNPGEKIQPLSSTASGGEMSRFLLALKSCFSQSQSAAATLIFDEIDAGVSGKVAQAIADKLDQLGQQYQVLCVTHQPLVAALADHHFRVYKQMIAEDNPTNLSEIRTVVRVTSLDNRQTRREELAQLTGGNSAADAIAFAESLLEKAAAKKQ, from the coding sequence ATGTTATCCTGCCTACAAATTGAAAATTTTACCCTCATCGATCGCTTAGAATTAACTTTCGGGAACGGATTAAATGTACTGACCGGTGAGACGGGGGCAGGAAAATCAATTATATTAGATGCGATCGATATTGTTCTCGGGGGTAAAGTCAATCATCGCGTCATCCGTCAGGGAAGCCAACAATCAACCCTAGAAGCGACTTTTTCTCTAACTCCAGAATTAATTGCTTGGCTAGAAAGTCAGGAAATTGACCTATTAGAGGATAATAGTCTGACCATTAGCAGGGAATTAGTGATTACTAATAATTCCTTGCGTTCTCGTTCTCGGATTAACGGAGTCGTCGCTAATCGCCAACAAATGGCGCAAATAAGAGATTTTTTGGTAGAAATCACCGCCCAAGGTCAAACAGTTCAGTTAATGGACGCTAATCGACAGAGGGAATTATTAGATCTCTACGGGGGTGAATCGCTGCTGCGGCAGCGGGAAAAGGTAGCCACAGCCTACCTTAACTGGCAAGAAAGCAAGAATATTTTAAATAATAGGTTGCAATCGGAACAAAATCGCCTACAGAGATTAGATTTATTAGAATATCAACTAAAAGAACTAGAATCAGCTAATTTAACTGACGCTGACGAGTTGGAACAGTTGGAACAGGAAAGAAACCGACTCTCCCACGCTGTCGATTTGCAAAATTCCAGCTATCAAGTCTATCAACTACTCTACCAAAACGATCGCGATCAACCGGCCGTCGCCGATTTGTTAGGAAAAGCTGAAAATATCTTGACAAATATGATGGTTTATGATACAAGTTTAGAGCCAATTTTAGAGATGGTGCGATCGGCATTAAATCAGGTGGTGGAAGCGGGACAGGAAATCAACGTTTATGGGGATAGTCTAGAGGCAGATCCCGAGAGATTGAACGAGATAGAAGAGAGAATTGTCCAACTTAAGCGCATTTGTCGCAAGTATGGCCCAAGTTTAGCCGAAGCGCTCGATTATTATCAGAAATTACAGCAGGAATTAGCGGAGTTGACGGGAGAAGGACAATCCATTGAAGAATTAGAAAAAATTTGTCAGCAACAGGAAAACATCTATCGAGAAACTAGCACCCAGTTGACCTTTTTGCGACAAGAAACCGCTAGTCAACTAGAAAAACAATTGGTACAGGAATTAAAACCTTTAGCCATGGAAAAGGTGATTTTTGTCTGTCGGATTGCCCCGGGTAATCCTAGCAGTCTGGGAGTCGATCAAGTGGTATTTTATTTTAGTCCCAATCCAGGGGAAAAAATCCAACCTTTATCCAGTACCGCTTCCGGAGGAGAAATGAGTCGTTTTCTCCTAGCGTTAAAGTCCTGTTTTTCCCAATCCCAATCGGCAGCGGCAACCCTAATTTTTGATGAAATCGATGCGGGAGTATCGGGAAAAGTTGCCCAGGCAATTGCCGATAAATTAGATCAATTAGGTCAACAATATCAAGTTTTGTGCGTTACCCATCAACCTTTAGTGGCTGCTTTAGCTGATCACCATTTTCGAGTTTATAAACAAATGATTGCCGAAGATAATCCCACTAATCTCTCGGAAATTCGCACGGTTGTCCGGGTTACTTCTCTTGATAATCGTCAGACGAGAAGGGAAGAATTGGCACAATTAACGGGAGGAAATTCGGCAGCAGATGCCATCGCTTTTGCCGAGTCTTTATTGGAGAAAGCGGCTGCCAAAAAACAGTAA
- a CDS encoding Uma2 family endonuclease: MQQLETTISTDLWIKASWEEYLEAIKNLPENKGKSYYYNGYYRLEMTPIGNDHASDHAILIFAVSLYATLKNLAFNAKDNCSFRRSGYREVQPDISYYFAEKANLIPYGTSMIDLNQYPPPDLVIEISKSTLNDDLGNKRLLYEELGVSEYWSVKVDDPQIFAFEIIDRGSKRIDISKVLPNLKLAVLESALQQARTRDQSQVGRWLISQFQG, from the coding sequence ATGCAACAGCTAGAAACTACTATCTCGACAGATTTATGGATTAAAGCTAGTTGGGAAGAATACTTAGAAGCAATTAAAAACTTACCAGAAAATAAAGGAAAAAGTTATTATTACAATGGCTATTATCGATTAGAAATGACTCCTATTGGTAACGATCATGCCAGCGATCATGCTATTTTGATCTTCGCTGTTAGTCTCTATGCTACCCTAAAAAATCTGGCCTTTAATGCCAAAGATAATTGCAGTTTTCGCAGGTCTGGTTATCGAGAAGTCCAACCGGATATATCTTATTATTTTGCAGAGAAAGCTAATCTGATTCCCTACGGTACTTCGATGATTGATTTAAATCAGTATCCCCCACCAGATTTAGTCATTGAAATCTCAAAATCTACCCTCAATGATGACTTAGGCAATAAACGCTTACTCTATGAAGAATTAGGAGTTAGTGAATATTGGAGTGTTAAGGTAGATGATCCTCAAATATTCGCTTTTGAAATAATCGATCGAGGTAGCAAAAGAATTGATATATCAAAGGTTTTACCTAATTTAAAACTTGCGGTTTTAGAGTCAGCTTTACAACAGGCACGCACCAGAGATCAAAGTCAGGTGGGACGTTGGTTAATCAGTCAATTTCAAGGTTAA
- a CDS encoding Uma2 family endonuclease, with protein sequence MQQLETRGITDSWIKGSWEEYLEAIKNFPENQGKSYYYNGYYRLEMTPIGFEHARDHHVVFLGVSLYAILKEIPFQGLPTCSYRKRGIREVQPDISYYLGEKANLIPNGTSIIDLNQYPPPDLVIEISKSTLNDDLGNKRLLYEELGVSEYWSVKVDDPQIFAFEIIDRGSKRIDISKVLPNLKLAVLESALQQARSKDQSQVGRWLITQFQG encoded by the coding sequence ATGCAACAGCTAGAAACTAGGGGGATAACTGACTCATGGATTAAAGGTAGTTGGGAAGAATACTTAGAAGCAATTAAAAACTTCCCAGAGAATCAAGGAAAAAGTTATTATTACAATGGCTATTATCGATTAGAAATGACTCCTATTGGATTTGAACACGCTAGAGATCATCATGTTGTCTTTTTGGGGGTGAGTCTCTACGCTATCCTCAAAGAAATTCCTTTTCAAGGACTCCCTACTTGTTCCTATCGCAAAAGAGGAATTAGAGAAGTGCAGCCAGATATATCTTACTATCTAGGAGAGAAAGCGAATCTGATACCAAATGGGACTTCGATTATTGATTTAAATCAGTATCCTCCACCAGATTTAGTCATTGAAATCTCAAAATCTACCCTCAATGATGACTTAGGTAATAAACGCTTACTCTACGAAGAATTAGGGGTTAGTGAATACTGGAGTGTTAAGGTAGATGATCCTCAAATATTCGCTTTTGAAATAATCGATCGAGGTAGCAAAAGAATTGATATATCAAAGGTTTTACCTAATTTAAAACTTGCGGTTTTAGAGTCAGCTTTACAACAGGCACGCAGCAAGGATCAAAGTCAGGTGGGACGTTGGTTAATCACTCAATTTCAAGGTTAA
- a CDS encoding NAD(P)/FAD-dependent oxidoreductase has translation MTTTYDYIIIGGGITGSALSYELANLGSRVLLLEKETHPLNATFYSYGGLAYWSATTEIQRKLYQEGREIQRNLSQELGIDNEYRDIELILTVNPEDDPATVAEKFAIFAITPEILDPQAAIALEPLLNPAAISGVLRLPHGHIDAEKTNLAYQQAFLRLGGKIIREAVIELIETASRITGVKTPKNNYSAGETIVCAGGLTRSLLQKSGIAAPVYFTHAQVIKIPPTEIKLNTLVMPAIAARLLLEQKITQLEKQGIWQRETPEIIASVLETGAVQFRDQSLYLGQISAIITDPDAILNPLAGEKAIRTAVGTLLPSLASLPGSCHHCLVAFAPSGRPLVGAIADKLGLQVFSGFTSTLVSAPPLARRFARHLLGENDEIIRVC, from the coding sequence ATGACCACAACTTATGATTACATAATTATCGGTGGTGGTATCACCGGTTCTGCCTTAAGTTATGAACTAGCTAACCTAGGCAGTCGAGTCCTCTTATTAGAAAAAGAAACCCATCCCCTCAACGCCACTTTCTACAGTTACGGGGGTTTAGCCTATTGGTCGGCCACCACAGAAATCCAGAGAAAATTATATCAAGAAGGTCGAGAAATTCAGCGCAATTTATCGCAGGAATTGGGCATAGATAACGAATACCGGGACATAGAGCTAATTCTCACCGTGAACCCTGAAGATGACCCAGCCACTGTGGCCGAAAAATTTGCTATCTTTGCTATTACTCCCGAAATTCTCGATCCGCAAGCAGCGATCGCTTTAGAACCCCTATTAAATCCCGCAGCTATCTCCGGAGTTTTACGACTGCCCCACGGTCACATTGACGCCGAAAAAACTAATCTTGCCTATCAACAAGCTTTTCTGCGTCTAGGAGGCAAGATTATTCGGGAAGCTGTCATCGAATTAATTGAAACTGCATCGAGAATTACCGGCGTAAAAACTCCTAAAAATAATTATTCTGCTGGGGAAACAATCGTCTGTGCCGGGGGATTAACCCGGTCTTTACTGCAAAAATCCGGTATTGCTGCTCCCGTCTATTTTACCCATGCCCAGGTGATCAAAATTCCCCCCACTGAGATCAAATTAAACACCCTAGTTATGCCCGCAATTGCTGCTAGATTGCTATTAGAGCAAAAAATCACCCAACTAGAAAAGCAGGGCATTTGGCAGAGAGAAACCCCAGAAATAATTGCCAGTGTTTTAGAAACGGGAGCGGTACAATTCCGGGATCAAAGTCTTTATCTAGGGCAAATTAGCGCCATTATCACCGATCCAGATGCGATTTTAAACCCTCTGGCCGGGGAAAAAGCAATCCGCACCGCCGTGGGGACATTGCTGCCCTCTTTAGCCTCTCTCCCCGGCAGCTGTCATCATTGTCTAGTGGCCTTTGCTCCCTCGGGACGGCCTCTAGTGGGAGCGATCGCCGATAAACTGGGATTGCAGGTATTTTCTGGTTTTACCAGTACACTTGTATCGGCTCCGCCCCTGGCCCGACGTTTTGCGCGTCATCTGCTCGGGGAAAATGACGAGATAATTAGGGTTTGCTGA
- the cysS gene encoding cysteine--tRNA ligase yields the protein MTLILYNTLSRREEPFTPLIPGIVSMYCCGITVYDYCHLGHARTCVVWDVVRRYLEYLGYKVRYIQNFTDIDDKILNRAKNEHTTMAAVAERFIEAYFEDMAKLGVRPADAYPRATHTLDGIKRLVYELEQKGYAYPSDGDVYYSVRRFSDYGKLSGRKLDDLQAGASGRVETDDPEAIKKQDPFDFALWKGAKSGEPSWDSPWGQGRPGWHIECSAMVKEQLGETIDIHVGGSDLIFPHHENEIAQSEAATGKPLAHYWLHNGMVKVAGEKMSKSLGNFITIRELLAKYDPLAVRLLILGAQYRKPIDFSDEGLQAATNGWHTLQEGLSFGYKHLPPDNPAITDQELENRFQEAVNHDFNFAGGLAVLFEIAKELRKEGNNLTHAGKTDSNLAQLAVKWHTLVKLSRVLGLEMAADQGETPVSEGISAADIENLIQQRTEAKKAKNYAESDRIRAELKAQGITLIDQPGGVTKWLREGD from the coding sequence ATGACCTTAATCCTCTACAACACCCTCAGTCGTCGCGAAGAACCCTTTACCCCCCTCATCCCCGGCATTGTCTCCATGTATTGCTGCGGCATTACCGTCTATGATTATTGCCATTTGGGTCATGCGCGTACCTGTGTGGTTTGGGATGTGGTGCGGCGTTATTTAGAGTATCTCGGTTACAAAGTGCGCTATATTCAGAATTTTACCGATATTGACGATAAAATTCTCAATCGGGCTAAAAATGAACATACCACCATGGCAGCCGTGGCCGAGAGATTTATCGAGGCCTACTTTGAAGATATGGCAAAATTAGGAGTAAGACCGGCGGACGCTTATCCCCGGGCCACTCATACCCTCGACGGTATCAAGCGCCTAGTCTATGAATTAGAACAAAAAGGCTATGCTTACCCCAGCGATGGCGATGTTTACTATTCCGTCCGTCGTTTTTCTGATTATGGCAAACTATCAGGGCGAAAACTGGATGATCTGCAAGCCGGCGCCAGCGGCCGGGTAGAAACCGACGACCCGGAAGCAATTAAGAAACAAGACCCCTTTGATTTTGCCCTCTGGAAGGGGGCAAAATCGGGGGAACCTAGTTGGGATTCTCCCTGGGGTCAAGGTCGTCCGGGGTGGCATATTGAATGTTCGGCCATGGTCAAAGAACAATTGGGAGAAACTATCGATATTCATGTGGGGGGAAGTGATCTGATTTTTCCCCACCACGAAAACGAAATTGCCCAAAGTGAAGCGGCTACGGGTAAACCTCTGGCCCACTATTGGTTACATAATGGCATGGTTAAGGTGGCTGGGGAAAAAATGTCGAAATCCCTCGGTAATTTCATCACTATTCGCGAGTTATTGGCAAAATATGACCCCTTAGCCGTGAGATTATTAATTTTAGGCGCCCAATACCGCAAACCGATCGATTTTTCCGATGAGGGATTGCAGGCGGCCACTAATGGCTGGCATACTTTACAAGAGGGTTTATCCTTTGGTTATAAGCATCTTCCGCCAGATAATCCCGCAATTACTGACCAAGAGCTAGAAAATCGCTTTCAAGAGGCGGTAAATCACGATTTTAACTTTGCCGGTGGTTTAGCGGTGTTATTTGAAATCGCTAAGGAATTACGCAAGGAAGGTAATAATTTAACCCATGCGGGTAAGACAGACAGCAATCTAGCCCAATTAGCGGTAAAATGGCATACTTTGGTGAAATTGTCTAGGGTTTTGGGCTTAGAAATGGCCGCTGACCAGGGAGAAACCCCTGTTTCTGAGGGAATTAGTGCAGCGGATATCGAAAATCTCATCCAACAACGGACAGAGGCAAAAAAAGCGAAAAATTACGCCGAAAGCGATCGCATTCGCGCAGAATTAAAAGCCCAAGGCATTACTTTAATCGACCAACCCGGGGGAGTAACTAAATGGTTAAGAGAGGGAGACTAG
- a CDS encoding glycine betaine ABC transporter substrate-binding protein — MDSFWLDYAGEIAFRTGEHLFLTGIAMAMGSLIGIPLGILISRQAILAPPIIAIVNTLQTIPSLALFGFLISVPFLGGIGKIPAIVALTLYTLLPIVLNTYLGIKKVDPELKLAGLSLGMTDGQILRYIELPLARATILAGVRIATVIAIGVATIAAAIGGGGLGVFIFRGIATVNNQLILAGAIPAAFLALVADWSLGRLEKTFSPSQRPKKPSKWQWGLGLIGLALLSFLLTQIFHSSPGTVVIGSKNFTEQVILGEILAQEIEKETNLRVERQFNLGGTLICHEAVKAGKIDGYVEYSGTAFTGILQEKPLNDARLVFEKLQEIYPEKFNLEVFPSLGFENTFAIVIRGETASQYNLKTLSQVAKYTPNWQAGFGYEFLEREDGYKGLAKTYGLNFAGPPKVMDLGLMYRALAEKQVDLVAGNSTDGLIPVLDLVILEDDQRYFPPYEAVPIFNRDSLRKYPQLRQVLAKLTGKITSTAMQKLNYQVDGRDRKVEEVVKEFLVSLS; from the coding sequence ATGGATAGTTTTTGGCTAGATTATGCGGGGGAAATCGCTTTTCGCACTGGAGAGCATCTTTTCTTGACGGGAATAGCCATGGCTATGGGTAGCTTAATCGGGATTCCTCTAGGTATTTTAATTAGTCGTCAAGCTATTCTCGCCCCACCAATTATAGCGATCGTTAACACCCTACAGACCATCCCCAGTTTAGCCCTATTTGGTTTTTTAATTTCCGTGCCTTTTTTGGGAGGAATCGGCAAAATTCCCGCTATTGTTGCCCTAACTCTCTATACCTTATTGCCAATTGTTTTAAATACCTATCTGGGCATCAAAAAAGTTGATCCCGAATTAAAATTAGCCGGGTTATCCCTAGGCATGACCGACGGTCAAATCCTGCGCTATATCGAATTACCCCTGGCCAGGGCGACAATTTTGGCAGGAGTGAGAATTGCGACGGTGATTGCTATCGGTGTGGCTACGATCGCAGCTGCCATCGGTGGCGGTGGTTTGGGAGTGTTTATTTTTCGCGGTATTGCCACGGTCAACAATCAGTTAATTTTGGCGGGGGCAATTCCTGCCGCTTTTTTAGCCCTTGTTGCCGATTGGAGTCTCGGTCGGCTAGAAAAGACCTTTTCCCCTTCGCAACGTCCGAAAAAGCCCTCTAAATGGCAATGGGGCTTAGGTTTAATCGGGTTAGCCCTGCTATCTTTCCTCTTGACTCAAATTTTCCATTCATCCCCCGGCACAGTGGTGATCGGTTCCAAAAATTTTACCGAACAGGTGATTTTAGGGGAAATTTTGGCACAGGAGATCGAAAAAGAGACGAATTTACGGGTTGAACGTCAATTTAATCTCGGTGGTACTCTGATCTGTCATGAAGCGGTGAAAGCGGGTAAAATCGACGGTTATGTGGAGTATTCTGGCACGGCTTTCACGGGAATTTTGCAAGAAAAACCCCTTAACGATGCCCGATTAGTCTTTGAAAAGCTGCAAGAGATTTATCCAGAAAAATTTAATCTAGAAGTCTTTCCCAGTTTAGGATTCGAGAATACTTTCGCCATTGTTATCCGGGGAGAAACCGCCAGTCAATACAATCTTAAAACTCTCTCGCAAGTGGCTAAATATACACCCAATTGGCAAGCGGGTTTTGGTTATGAATTCTTGGAAAGGGAAGACGGTTATAAGGGATTAGCGAAGACCTACGGGCTAAATTTTGCCGGACCCCCGAAAGTGATGGATTTAGGGTTAATGTACCGCGCTTTAGCCGAAAAACAAGTGGATTTAGTGGCGGGAAATTCCACCGATGGCTTAATTCCCGTGCTAGATTTAGTCATCCTAGAAGATGATCAACGCTATTTTCCTCCCTACGAAGCGGTACCGATTTTTAACCGGGATAGTTTGCGAAAATATCCGCAATTGCGACAGGTTTTAGCGAAACTCACTGGCAAAATTACCTCCACAGCTATGCAGAAATTAAACTATCAGGTGGATGGACGCGATCGCAAAGTGGAGGAAGTGGTCAAAGAATTTCTAGTCTCCCTCTCTTAA